Within Lolium rigidum isolate FL_2022 chromosome 5, APGP_CSIRO_Lrig_0.1, whole genome shotgun sequence, the genomic segment AGCTCAACGAATCGATTCATTTCACTCGCAAGACTTCAGATGAAACATTGGGGCACTGTGTTTCACAATCCACATTCAGTATGCAGCAATCATCAGAACTCAAAGTATTGTAACATTGCAATCGTCAGGTGTTTGCGTTGACGTTTTTTCTCACAGAAGTATATGGATGcagtaattgaaaaaaaaaatcagatctaGAGAAGACAAAATGATCAGTCTGCACTCCAGAGCATATTTTCTTTGACATCTGCTAAAATTGTGGCAATATGCACCAGTTTCGATATTTGCTCTTTCCAGGTTAGTACATGATTGTTTTGGCTTACAATTAACTGTTCTAGACATTTGTTTGCTGTAATTACCAGATTACACTGCTAGAATTACAAATATGTATAGCTCCTCAAAGTATAGGTCCAGTAACCAGGTCTTTGAAACTTAAACATCTCTGTCCATCTTATTCATTTTGTAGTAAAAAAAAAGTTGACAGCCCACCCCGTTGTCGCATGAAGCATTAAACTGCGATACAAAATCATTGCACAACTACATGCACAAGCTGACCTAGTTCGTCTCATTTTCTTTGCTAAGTTTTCCTGAGATACAAAAGCACTTTTCTGGAATCAATTTGAAGAATGCTCCTGCCTTCTCTTCTATATAACTATGCTGTACACTATCCCTTATGCCGGCAAATTGATACCTTCTGAATCAACTCCTGAATAAACTGAAATCAACTATTGGTTGATACCAGCagggttggttccattgtcacccAAGAAGCTTATTGCATGTGCCAATGCCCATCGCAGCAGCAAGATGCCATGCAGCATGGATATAGGGTGTGTCTGGGAAGTAATCGTCCGCAATAAACAGCGCGCCTCCCAATAGAGATGACATCTTGTGCAGGTTATGTACCATTCTGAGCTCTGGTTCAACTGATGCTCTCTTTGCAAAGGAAACCTGCAATGTAGGAACAGTTAGATTTATCCAGCATTTTTCTTTCAACAAAGATTTATCCCATCTGCCAGGTCATTTAGATTACTTGCCTCCATCATTCCAGTGTGTACAGCTGAAACCACGAAAGGCTGAAATGGCAGGAGCAATGTTGATGCTGCCATTAGTAGTCCTGGGTTCTCATTCCTAACAGCTCTGGATAAACACTGCACAGAAAACATATATCTCACGCAAATTCTGATCATTTAACCACCACCGCCTGATGCGAAAATATGACTCACCAAAGTAGTAGTGGCAATCATAGTATAGTCTGCCCATCTCAGGATTTTTCGGACTTCCCCTTTGGAAGAATGATACAGGCCTGAAGCTATTCCTACTCCGACAAGCGAGTTGGCGTAGATGGCAGCATTCAAGTTCTTCCTGCAGCGCCAAATTTTCTCATCGGATACAAAATAAGAAATAACTAGACAGAGGAATATCTTGTCTCAGAAGATGTCTTGCCTTGGTGTGTGCAGTCCAAGGATAATGAAGGGCAGAGAGGTGAGAACGTTTGCAAAAGTTTCACCAGCATGCTTGTCACCTGATCAAATAAATCTGTCAGACAAGATGCTTCACTTGAGAAATTGATTTGTCCAGATGGAATGGAAGCTACCATACATGTGATGCTGCAATGGATTGGCTTCAAGCATGAGGGCCTTTGCTGCCACAGTCGTCTGCAGTTTCAAACACAGGTGTCAGATGGAATCAGCTGAGTCTGGCGTTGAGTACATTGCTCGCAATTAATGGACAGCTCACCGTATCATCAATCTTTGTTGCTGTTGTGTAACTGTTCCATGGCCattttggttttcacaagttgacGAATCGGTGAAGCAAGTCCGAGCTGGTTCATCGTCGCTCTGTGCATGTGGGGGTTGACGCCCAACCTGTACTCCGTAGAGGCCGTCCAAGATGCCAGGAGGGTTTCTTCTACCACCTTGGACGCCCATTTGCTTTGCCCCTTTTGTGCTTATTCTTTTCAATCTCGCGGTTACTCCAAGCCCTGGCACTGGAAGCAGGTAGACATGGATGAACTTTCGATGTAACCAAAATTTCCGATTCATCTAGTGAATTGAcatgtttcttctttctttgcgAGGTAAGTTCCATATGGTGGTTGTTGGAAGAAACTAATGGAGTAAGAATGTGGCAATCGCACCTTAGCTATGGAAGATTAGCTACGTGAGGTTGTAGCGGATCTCCTGCGTCGTCTCCGGCGGGGCGCAGGCGGCTGGTCCGGCCGGGAACGGCAACGGGAATAAATAGCGGATGGGAAGTTGCTGAAATCCTGGAGCGACGCGAGAGACGCTAAGTCATATGGAGAGCAGAGGATGCCGATTCCAAACGGATCTTCCCTCTGCAGCGCGGCCGTGGGG encodes:
- the LOC124658037 gene encoding uncharacterized protein LOC124658037, with product MGVQGGRRNPPGILDGLYGVQVGRQPPHAQSDDEPARTCFTDSSTCENQNGHGTVTQQQQRLMIRRLWQQRPSCLKPIHCSITCDKHAGETFANVLTSLPFIILGLHTPRKNLNAAIYANSLVGVGIASGLYHSSKGEVRKILRWADYTMIATTTLCLSRAVRNENPGLLMAASTLLLPFQPFVVSAVHTGMMEVSFAKRASVEPELRMVHNLHKMSSLLGGALFIADDYFPDTPYIHAAWHLAAAMGIGTCNKLLG